The following proteins are co-located in the Castor canadensis chromosome 5, mCasCan1.hap1v2, whole genome shotgun sequence genome:
- the Cep97 gene encoding centrosomal protein of 97 kDa isoform X6 has translation MAVAHADGVLPPGDGSVVNWSGQGLQKLGPNLPCEADIHTLILDKNQIIKLENLEKCKRLMQLSVANNRLVRMMGVAKLTQLRVLNLPHNSIGSVEGLKELVQLEWLNLAGNNLKAIEQINSCIALQHLDLSDNNIPQIGDLSKLISLKLS, from the exons ATGGCCGTGGCGCACGCCGACGGGGTTTTGCCTCCCGGAGACG GATCAGTGGTCAATTGGTCAGGGCAGGGACTACAGAAATTAGGTCCAAACTTACCCTGTGAAGCTGATATTCACACTTTGATTCTggataaaaatcaaattattaaactggaaaatctagagaaATGCAAACGATTAATGCAG TTGTCAGTGGCTAATAATCGGCTGGTTCGGATGATGGGTGTGGCCAAACTGACCCAACTCCGTGTATTAAATTTACCTCATAATAGTATTGGCTCTGTGGAGGGGCTAAAGGAATTAGTACAGTTGGAATGGCTGAATTTGGCAGGAAATAATCTCaag gCCATTGAACAAATTAATAGCTGCATAGCTCTACAGCACCTTGATTTATCAGACAATAACATACCTCAGATAGGTGACCTATCTAAATTGATATCCCTGAAG CTCTCATAG
- the Cep97 gene encoding centrosomal protein of 97 kDa isoform X5: MAVAHADGVLPPGDGSVVNWSGQGLQKLGPNLPCEADIHTLILDKNQIIKLENLEKCKRLMQLSVANNRLVRMMGVAKLTQLRVLNLPHNSIGSVEGLKELVQLEWLNLAGNNLKAIEQINSCIALQHLDLSDNNIPQIGDLSKLISLKLES; this comes from the exons ATGGCCGTGGCGCACGCCGACGGGGTTTTGCCTCCCGGAGACG GATCAGTGGTCAATTGGTCAGGGCAGGGACTACAGAAATTAGGTCCAAACTTACCCTGTGAAGCTGATATTCACACTTTGATTCTggataaaaatcaaattattaaactggaaaatctagagaaATGCAAACGATTAATGCAG TTGTCAGTGGCTAATAATCGGCTGGTTCGGATGATGGGTGTGGCCAAACTGACCCAACTCCGTGTATTAAATTTACCTCATAATAGTATTGGCTCTGTGGAGGGGCTAAAGGAATTAGTACAGTTGGAATGGCTGAATTTGGCAGGAAATAATCTCaag gCCATTGAACAAATTAATAGCTGCATAGCTCTACAGCACCTTGATTTATCAGACAATAACATACCTCAGATAGGTGACCTATCTAAATTGATATCCCTGAAG